One genomic window of Bicyclus anynana chromosome 10, ilBicAnyn1.1, whole genome shotgun sequence includes the following:
- the LOC112047904 gene encoding carbonic anhydrase 1-like, whose protein sequence is MAATDVIAEAREYEKTWPGELCKGGGKRQSPIDIQTNDVVKDFEKLFIKNGSLKFIGYNRVLMTGVNNGHTIQLSTDGNEDMHPRVSGGPLKHSYRLEQLHFHWLSEHSINGIKYPMEIHFVHIRTDLKVAEALRRKDGLAIVAVFCNVQAELTDEQRESTEELMQYIPRLMSVGDSFSGLLLDLNKLLSPEKESYYTYLGSLTSPQCNEAVVWIILDKPIYITDAQYRLFGKVGIGRHNFRSLQPSRQRQVFVPPDSFLTTPRIIVVVVDTFNVVREFFRNVTRYIADSFS, encoded by the exons atggccgCCACTGACGTGATCGCCGAGGCACGGGAGT ACGAAAAAACTTGGCCCGGAGAGTTATGCAAGGGCGGCGGCAAGAGACAATCCCCCATCGACATTCAGACCAACGACGTGGTCAAAGACTTCGAGAAGCTCTTCATCAAGAACGGCAGCCTCAAGTTCATTGGCTACAACAGAGTGCTGATGACTGGCGTCAACAATGGACATACTA TTCAGTTGAGCACAGACGGCAACGAAGACATGCACCCCCGGGTGAGCGGCGGGCCGCTGAAGCATTCGTATCGGCTGGAGCAGCTGCACTTCCACTGGCTCTCCGAACACTCCATCAACGGCATCAA GTACCCCATGGAGATTCACTTTGTGCACATCAGGACAGACCTCAAAGTGGCTGAGGCCCTCCGACGGAAGGACGGCTTGGCGATTGTTGCGGTGTTTTGTAAT GTCCAAGCAGAGCTAACGGATGAACAGAGGGAGTCCACGGAAGAGCTGATGCAGTACATCCCCCGACTGATGAGTGTTGGAGACAGCTTTAGTGGGCTACTCCTAGATTTGAA CAAACTTCTGAGTCCGGAGAAGGAGTCGTACTACACGTACCTCGGCTCGCTCACGTCGCCGCAGTGCAACGAGGCGGTGGTGTGGATCATACTCGACAAGCCCATCTACATCACTGACGCACAG TACCGTCTATTCGGCAAGGTGGGCATCGGAAGGCACAACTTCAGGAGTCTGCAGCCCTCACGCCAGCGCCAGGTGTTCGTGCCGCCCGACTCCTTCCTCACCACGCCGcgcatcatcgtcgtcgtcgtcgacaCCTTCAACGTTGTCAGGGAGTTCTTCAGGAACGTCACCAG ATATATAGCGGATAGTTTCAGTTAA